The proteins below come from a single Cottoperca gobio chromosome 11, fCotGob3.1, whole genome shotgun sequence genomic window:
- the slc2a3a gene encoding solute carrier family 2, facilitated glucose transporter member 3a: protein MEGKEKQVTGYLLFSLGTAVIGSLQFGYNTGVINAPEQKLLSFFNDTWVERYGEPISPGVCTMVWSVAVSIFSVGGMVGSFSVGVMANRFGRRRSMFLVNCLAVIGGLLMGFSTICSSYEMVIAGRLVIGLFCGLFTGLTPMYVGEVSPTPLRGAFGTLHQLGVVVGILIAQVFGLEALLGSAKLWPLLLSLTVIPAVVQCILLPFCPESPRFLLINLKQEEQARKALVRLRGTEDVSEELQEMKEESAKMAIEKKVTILELFRSQAYRQPLLIAIMLQLSQQLSGINAVFYYSTGIFKSAGVKRPIYATIGAGIVNTIFTVVSLFLVEKAGRRTLHLLGLGGMAISAVLMTISLLLKDFPAMSYMAIIAVMLFVAMFELGPGPIPWFIVAELFSQGPRPAAMAVAGCCNWTANFLVGMSFPKLVELCGPWVFLIFTGFLLLFFVFTYLKVPETRGKTFDEIARSFGSPLANPTSDDDPPASASTATTLPASPVKEKVPLVEAPAAAPPPAAENMPLDDKTKSTVQESV from the exons ATGGAAGGGAAG GAAAAGCAGGTCACAGGTTATCTCCTGTTCTCTCTTGGCACCGCTGTCATCGGCTCTCTTCAGTTTGGTTACAACACAGGAGTCATCAATGCTCCAGAGCAG AAACTACTATCCTTCTTTAACGATACCTGGGTCGAGCGTTATGGCGAGCCAATCAGCCCGGGGGTCTGTACCATGGTTTGGAGTGTTGCTGTCTCCATCTTCAGTGTGGGTGGCATGGTGGGATCCTTCAGCGTGGGCGTCATGGCCAACCGATTTGGCAG GCGTCGCTCCATGTTCCTGGTGAACTGTCTGGCGGTGATCGGTGGCCTCCTCATGGGCTTCTCCACCATCTGCTCCTCCTATGAGATGGTGATCGCCGGTCGCCTGGTCATTGGCCTGTTCTGCGGCCTCTTTACCGGCCTGACTCCCATGTATGTGGGAGAGGTGTCGCCCACTCCCCTCCGAGGAGCCTTCGGGACTCTTCACCAGCTTGGTGTGGTAGTGGGCATCCTGATTGCTCAG GTCTTTGGACTGGAGGCTCTGCTGGGCTCAGCCAAGCTGTGGCCCCTGCTGCTGTCCCTCACTGTGATCCCTGCTGTGGTGCAGTGCATCCTGCTGCCCTTCTGTCCCGAGAGCCCTCGCTTCCTGCTCATCAACCTAAAACAGGAGGAGCAGGCACGCAAAG CTCTGGTGCGTCTGCGTGGCACTGAGGATGTGAgtgaagagctgcaggagatgaaggaggagagCGCTAAGATGGCCATAGAGAAAAAGGTCACCATCCTAGAGCTTTTCCGTTCACAGGCATATCGACAGCCCCTCCTCATCGCCATCATGCTGCAGCTCTCCCAGCAGCTGTCAGGGATCAACGct GTGTTCTACTACTCGACAGGCATCTTTAAGTCAGCTGGTGTGAAACGGCCCATCTACGCCACCATCGGAGCGGGCATCGTCAACACCATCTTCACTGTTGTTTCT CTCTTCCTGGTGGAGAAGGCCGGTCGAAGGACTCTGCACCTCCTGGGATTGGGTGGGATGGCGATCAGCGCTGTGCTCATGACCATCTCCCTCCTGCTG AAAGATTTTCCTGCTATGAGCTACATGGCCATCATCGCCGTCATGCTATTTGTGGCTATGTTTGAGTTGGGCCCCGGTCCAATCCCATGGTTCATTGTGGCTGAGCTGTTCTCCCAGGGGCCCCGCCCGGCCGCCATGGCTGTGGCCGGCTGCTGTAATTGGACGGCCAACTTCCTGGTTGGAATGAGCTTCCCTAAACTAGTG GAGTTGTGCGGGCCTTGGGTCTTCCTCATCTTCACaggcttcctcctcctctttttcgTCTTCACCTACCTTAAAGTCCCAGAGACGAGGGGCAAGACCTTCGACGAGATCGCCCGCAGCTTTGGCAGTCCGCTTGCGAACCCCACGTCAGATGACGACCCTCCTGCCAGCGCCAGCACCGCCACCACTCTCCCCGCGTCACCGGTGAAGGAGAAGGTCCCGCTGGTGGAGGCGCCAGCAGCAGCTCCGCCTCCCGCAGCTGAAAACATGCCTCTTGACGATAAAACAAAATCGACAGTGCAGGAGAGTGTGTAG
- the LOC115015652 gene encoding cytochrome c oxidase subunit 6B1-like, which produces MSDNIEEKIKNYRTAPFDARFPNTNQTRNCFQNYLDFHRCNKALSAKDQDTAPCDWYQKVYKSLCPTSWVQKWDDQLEEGSFAGKI; this is translated from the exons ATGTCTGACAATATCGAGGAGAAGATCAAAAACTACAGGACGGCTCCATTCGACGCCCGCTTCCCCAACACCAACCAGACCCGCAACTGTTTCCAAAACTATCTGG ATTTCCACAGATGTAACAAAGCTCTGTCTGCCAAAGACCAGGACACGGCTCCCTGTGATTGGTACCAGAAGGTCTACAAGAGCCTCTGCCCCACGAGCTGG GTTCAGAAATGGGACGATCAGTTGGAGGAGGGAAGTTTCGCCGGAAAGATCTGA